Proteins encoded in a region of the Diabrotica undecimpunctata isolate CICGRU chromosome 10, icDiaUnde3, whole genome shotgun sequence genome:
- the LOC140452249 gene encoding uncharacterized protein yields the protein MDILDKPERIYNVDEKGCRLTLHHQQKVLAQKGAKRVHVVANEHGESVTIVSCGNALGTAIPPMVLFKGKRSKPECVDSLPPGAVVQMTAKGSMNIETFSVWLQHFSKFKVAGPCIIIFDGARYHLDHTIVETAERYEITLYCLPSNTTHELQPMDKAVFRAFEYYWDDEVMKYYSIHSDRVITKQRFGAIFSTVWDKTMTPSNIKSGFSSTGIYPFNP from the coding sequence ATGGACATACTTGATAAGCCCGAACGGATATATAATGTAGACGAGAAAGGTTGCAGGTTAACACTTCACCACCAGCAGAAAGTTTTGGCGCAAAAAGGGGCTAAAAGAGTACATGTTGTTGCAAACGAACATGGAGAAAGTGTTACCATTGTTTCTTGTGGTAATGCTCTCGGTACAGCAATCCCTCCAATGGTACTTTTTAAGGGTAAACGTAGTAAGCCAGAATGTGTTGACTCACTACCTCCAGGTGCTGTTGTTCAAATGACTGCAAAAGGTAGCATGAATATTGAAACGTTTTCAGTTTGGCTTCAACACTTTTCAAAATTTAAGGTTGCTGGTCCATGTATTATCATATTTGATGGTGCAAGATATCATTTGGATCACACTATTGTAGAAACTGCCGAAAGATACGAAATTACTCTATACTGTTTACCTAGTAATACTACTCACGAGCTCCAACCAATGGACAAAGCTGTATTTAGAGCCTTTGAATATTACTGGGATGATGAAGTTATGAAATATTATTCTATTCATAGCGATCGTGTTATTACCAAACAGAGATTTGGGGCAATTTTTTCTACAGTTTGGGACAAAACAATGACACCATCTAATATAAAATCGGGGTTTTCTTCAACGGGAATTTATCCATTCAACCCATAA